Proteins from one Dama dama isolate Ldn47 chromosome 12, ASM3311817v1, whole genome shotgun sequence genomic window:
- the CHAC1 gene encoding glutathione-specific gamma-glutamylcyclotransferase 1 — translation MKQEPAAQNSPPASPPSSQPLSEEDDPQALWIFGYGSLVWRPDFAYSDSRVGFVRGYSRRFWQGDTFHRGSDKMPGRVVTLLEDREGCTWGVAYQVQGEQVSEALKYLNVREAVLGGYDTKEVTFYPQDTPDQPLKALAYVATPQNPGYLGPAPEEAIATQILACRGFSGHNLEYLLRLADFMQLCGPQAQDEHLAAIVDAVGTMLPCFCPTEQALALV, via the exons ATGAAGCAGGAGCCTGCAGCCCAGAACTCCCCTCCCGCCTCTCCGCCCTCCTCACAACCCCTCTCCGAGGAGGACGACCCCCAAGCGTTGTGGATTTTTGGGTACGGCTCCCTGGTGTGGAGGCCCGACTTCGCCTACAGCGACAGCCGTGTGGGCTTCGTGCGCGGCTACAGTCGCCGCTTCTGGCAGGGAGACACCTTCCATCGCGGCAGTGACAAGATG CCTGGTCGTGTGGTGACCCTTCTTGAAGATCGTGAG GGCTGCACTTGGGGTGTGGCATACCAGGTGCAAGGCGAGCAGGTGAGCGAGGCCCTGAAGTACCTGAACGTGCGGGAGGCGGTGCTCGGCGGCTACGATACCAAGGAGGTCACCTTCTACCCTCAAGATACCCCTGACCAACCACTCAAGGCATTGGCCTACGTGGCCACCCCACAGAACCCTGGCTACCTGGGTCCTGCCCCCGAGGAGGCCATCGCTACACAGATCTTGGCCTGCCGAGGCTTCTCCGGGCACAACCTTGAATACTTGCTGCGCCTAGCGGACTTCATGCAGCTCtgtgggccccaggctcaggacGAGCACCTGGCCGCCATCGTGGACGCGGTGGGCACCATGCTGCCCTGCTTCTGTCCCACTGAGCAGGCGTTGGCACTGGTCTGA